A region of the Massilia sp. erpn genome:
CGCAGGCCGCGCACGATCACGCGCGCATCGTGCTGGCGCACGAAATCCTTGAGCAGGCCGGAGAAACTCTCCACTTTGACGTTCGGATAATGCCCCAGCACCTCGTTGGCGATGGTGAGGCGTTCTTCCAGCGAGAAGAAAGGCTTTTTATTCTGGCTATCGGCCACCCCGACCACGAGCGTGTCGAACAGGCCGGAGGCACGGCGTACCAGATCCTCATGACCACGGGTCAGCGGATCGAAAGTTCCCGGATAGACTGCTACAACCATTGCGGCTCCCTGCGATATGCACCAAAACGCGCATTATGCCTGAAATCGCTGCTGCTAATTTTTTAGGCGCAATTTCAATAAGTGATAGTACACCATGCCAGCCTTATCCGCCCGGACCACCTCCCAAGCCGCCATCCACTCGGGCACTTCTTCCCCTTCGAACGTAAGCGGCAGGCCGGATTCGGCGTACACCAGGCCATCTTCCTTGAGCAGGCCGGCGCACAGCGGCAGCGCCTTGCTCAGAAAGTCTTGCTGGTAAGGCGGATCGAGGAAGACCAGGTCGAAGCGCTGGCCGCGCAGCGCCAGCGACTGGGCGCTGGCCACGGCGTCGCCGCGCTGCAGCGTCACATTGGCGGCGTTCAGCTTGGCCTTGATGCTGTCCAGCTGGCGGATGACGGCGCTATTGCTATCGATCATGAGCACGTTCTGCGCGCCACGGCTGGCCGCTTCGAAGCCGAGCGCGCCGCTGCCGGCGAACAGGTCCAGCACCTGGGCCGCGGCCCATTCGCCGTCGCGCAGGTGGTTAATCCAGTTGAACACCGTTTCGCGCACGCGGTCCGGCGTGGGACGCAGGCCCAGCGCTTCCAGCACGGGCAGCGTCGAACGTTTCCATTGCCCGCCGATGATGCGCACCTGCTTGGCGTGCTGGGGACCGTGGACGGGGACTTTGGCGGGCTTCTTCTTTTGCATGGGACAACGGGGAGGTGGTTCAACGGCGGCCACTATACCACGCAGCCCTCCCCG
Encoded here:
- the coaD gene encoding pantetheine-phosphate adenylyltransferase; this encodes MVVAVYPGTFDPLTRGHEDLVRRASGLFDTLVVGVADSQNKKPFFSLEERLTIANEVLGHYPNVKVESFSGLLKDFVRQHDARVIVRGLRAVSDFEYEFQMAGMNRYLLPDVETLFLTPSDQYQFISGTIVREIAQLGGDVSKFVFPSVDRWLQKKIAALKAESQA
- the rsmD gene encoding 16S rRNA (guanine(966)-N(2))-methyltransferase RsmD, encoding MQKKKPAKVPVHGPQHAKQVRIIGGQWKRSTLPVLEALGLRPTPDRVRETVFNWINHLRDGEWAAAQVLDLFAGSGALGFEAASRGAQNVLMIDSNSAVIRQLDSIKAKLNAANVTLQRGDAVASAQSLALRGQRFDLVFLDPPYQQDFLSKALPLCAGLLKEDGLVYAESGLPLTFEGEEVPEWMAAWEVVRADKAGMVYYHLLKLRLKN